One segment of Bacillus sp. 2205SS5-2 DNA contains the following:
- a CDS encoding cell wall-binding repeat-containing protein, whose protein sequence is MRNKKIIGFMLALILIISVSVPTLAAGLFEDDNLEKTVRDYLGNLEEDEVITKEMLTDLYTLRKTESDNKIKSLSGLEHATNLSNIYLPGNKISDLSPIRDLEYLYGIGFPDNNITDISALANWSPPLIGSLSLRGNEISDISPLSSITVTGQVYLDFYNNQLEDITPLKNITKISRINAGNNRISDISGLQNKPLLQVVTLEDNLITDISPLSQLAQQDFTQLRLANNYISDITALKDIKDGSIFLKGNPLNREAEGIINTLTNRGVYVEYDPIDSRHVSRTYGGTRYDTAAQIAQSGWDSSDNVVITKGSDFPDSLAGASLAYQLDAPILLTQSNKLNDSAKNEITRLNAKKAIILGGTSAISPQVQEDLRAMGLETERIAGASRYETAVNIAKKLEGNADTAILTYGYNFPDALAVAPYAAQNSVPILLTNKNNIRAETKELLKNYSNIIVIGGTSAISDEAIKGLPNVTRIGGANRFDTTAQIIQTLNMNSTKAFVANGRGFADALTGSVLAAKQNAPLLLVEQNKVPTEILRLMHDQKMTDLVIFGGTNAVNSTVFDTIEN, encoded by the coding sequence ATGAGAAACAAAAAAATTATTGGTTTTATGCTTGCACTTATTTTAATCATATCCGTGAGTGTACCAACACTTGCAGCTGGACTATTTGAGGATGACAACTTAGAAAAAACTGTTCGAGATTACTTAGGGAATCTTGAAGAAGACGAAGTAATTACGAAGGAGATGTTAACTGATCTATATACACTTAGAAAAACGGAATCAGATAACAAGATTAAAAGTCTTTCGGGATTGGAACACGCAACCAACTTATCAAATATTTACCTCCCAGGAAATAAGATTTCCGATTTAAGTCCTATTCGTGATCTAGAATACTTGTATGGAATTGGATTTCCAGATAACAACATTACAGATATCTCTGCGCTAGCTAACTGGAGCCCACCCTTAATTGGTAGTCTTAGCTTAAGAGGTAACGAGATTTCAGATATTTCTCCGCTATCGTCCATAACAGTAACAGGTCAGGTATACCTGGATTTTTATAATAATCAATTAGAAGATATTACGCCATTAAAAAATATAACGAAAATTTCACGAATCAATGCAGGTAATAATCGAATTAGCGATATCTCTGGTTTGCAAAATAAACCATTGCTACAAGTGGTAACATTAGAAGATAATTTGATCACTGACATATCACCGTTAAGTCAATTAGCGCAACAAGATTTTACACAATTGAGGTTGGCAAATAACTATATTAGTGACATTACAGCGTTAAAAGATATTAAAGATGGATCTATTTTCTTAAAGGGCAACCCACTAAACCGAGAAGCGGAAGGGATTATTAATACGTTAACCAATAGAGGTGTTTACGTGGAATACGATCCGATTGACTCTCGTCATGTATCTCGTACGTACGGGGGAACTCGTTATGACACCGCAGCTCAAATCGCTCAGTCTGGATGGGATTCTTCTGACAATGTTGTAATTACAAAAGGATCGGATTTCCCAGATTCCCTTGCTGGAGCCTCATTAGCATACCAACTAGATGCACCAATCTTATTAACACAAAGTAACAAACTAAATGATTCTGCTAAGAACGAAATCACTCGTTTAAACGCGAAGAAAGCGATTATATTAGGCGGAACAAGTGCAATTTCCCCTCAAGTCCAAGAAGACTTAAGAGCCATGGGATTAGAAACAGAGCGAATTGCAGGTGCTAGTCGATATGAGACTGCCGTTAACATCGCGAAAAAATTAGAAGGTAATGCAGATACGGCTATCTTAACATATGGGTATAACTTCCCGGATGCCCTTGCGGTGGCACCGTATGCGGCACAAAACAGCGTGCCGATTTTGTTAACGAACAAAAATAATATTCGAGCTGAAACAAAAGAATTACTAAAGAATTACTCTAATATCATTGTCATTGGCGGTACGAGTGCAATCAGTGATGAAGCGATTAAAGGATTACCCAATGTTACACGAATTGGTGGTGCAAACCGCTTCGACACAACTGCACAAATCATCCAAACGTTAAATATGAACTCCACGAAAGCATTTGTGGCGAATGGAAGAGGATTTGCAGATGCCTTAACTGGATCTGTATTAGCAGCAAAACAAAATGCTCCATTATTATTAGTGGAACAAAATAAAGTTCCGACTGAGATTCTACGTCTAATGCATGATCAAAAAATGACGGACTTAGTTATTTTTGGTGGTACAAACGCGGTTAATTCAACTGTATTCGACACGATTGAAAATTAA
- a CDS encoding RHS repeat-associated core domain-containing protein produces the protein MNPIDTSGVNLGEKNPYRYRGYRYVHKMQLYYLNARYYLPEWGRMLNADS, from the coding sequence GTGAATCCAATTGATACTTCTGGGGTCAATCTGGGAGAGAAGAATCCTTATCGTTATCGTGGGTATCGTTATGTTCATAAAATGCAGCTGTACTATTTGAATGCGAGATATTATCTCCCTGAGTGGGGACGTATGTTGAATGCGGATTCCTAA
- a CDS encoding GNAT family N-acetyltransferase, whose product MRTSIRDFMKEDWDIVKHIYALGIATGNATFEHSVPTYEKWISSGVPSCILVACREKEVIGWCKLTQTSNRYVYRGVGEVSVYVHPSESGKGIGDILLKELIKRSENNGFWTLTAGIFPENVSSIRLHKKHGFEELGIRKKIGKMQNGTWRDVLQLERRCEM is encoded by the coding sequence GTGCGGACCTCCATAAGAGATTTTATGAAAGAAGATTGGGATATAGTCAAACATATATACGCATTAGGGATCGCCACCGGAAATGCGACGTTTGAACATAGCGTACCAACCTACGAAAAATGGATTTCCAGTGGAGTTCCCAGCTGTATCCTTGTTGCTTGCCGTGAAAAGGAAGTAATTGGCTGGTGCAAATTAACGCAAACATCGAATCGATATGTTTATAGAGGTGTAGGGGAAGTAAGCGTTTATGTTCATCCAAGTGAGTCGGGGAAGGGAATAGGGGATATCTTATTGAAAGAACTTATTAAAAGGTCCGAAAACAATGGGTTTTGGACCTTAACCGCAGGTATCTTCCCTGAAAACGTGTCAAGTATCCGCCTACATAAGAAGCATGGTTTTGAAGAATTAGGTATTCGGAAAAAAATAGGAAAAATGCAAAACGGAACATGGAGAGACGTATTACAACTAGAAAGAAGATGTGAAATGTAA
- a CDS encoding O-antigen ligase family protein, with amino-acid sequence MIARIFFFFILFLFLLTAVFNKGLFFDHDFYSVQLIIFIVFIITYIYFALQKKLTLYRYHFLILLLPIVLALSSFQAVTPLGAIHELLRWTAYSCFFMLVSLYSENMGKQSLAYILTGTGFILAIASLAGYFDIFPLQDGVVAGRLAGPLQYPNTCAVLLGMLLLFQLSLLVGNVQTKANALYHGYPIIALFTSLLFTESKGVLLLLPVAWYVGLLLLKVEQRPLYLFYSVLSLIFSSGLYFVTSPIIFFIGLLSFSGIYVWIVLKKEQLSKGRKAFERISPKKSVACLLYLFLPLLFILFLLDIAFQGLVYSMLPITISLDTFTERLIIARDALVASKDAFWLGYGGSGWSVIYTKYQSLPYQTNSIHNGYMEWLINTGIVGFLLFIGVFGFYFYKLFQSRKKDSEEMRLGVIVALLLVFLHSVIDFNFSFGVIWFYVLLLFAMGLPLETNVINKRSFLRIALLFQAVVVLIGLMYSYRFMKSNEVYQQVSTVKNIAMQEEYVQTAIENNPYDIEKWNTLGKLRVKQSTEINPSIVNVIEEMNNLEPYSAQVHFYSIQLLEAIGRLEEASIIAKQGISSDRYSTVLRNKELQLKTDLAVYLHQAGKGEEAKLKANEALSSYILYEQEVKNVKEKLPNTHFNSRQFDITRSAQFSAALSAYLIKKDEKVLDLLGEIRKNQQDVQNNSEAALAYVTNQSLGNHEAAKSIWDAYEINAQFVSLVEELKLIRN; translated from the coding sequence ATGATTGCTCGTATTTTTTTCTTTTTCATTCTTTTTCTTTTTTTGCTAACAGCTGTTTTTAATAAAGGCCTATTTTTTGATCATGACTTTTATTCTGTTCAGCTTATTATATTTATTGTATTCATCATTACTTATATCTACTTCGCTCTCCAAAAAAAGCTAACTCTGTACAGGTATCACTTTCTTATCCTCCTTTTACCAATTGTGTTGGCGTTATCTTCTTTTCAAGCAGTTACGCCACTAGGAGCCATTCATGAACTGTTAAGATGGACTGCTTATAGTTGCTTCTTTATGTTAGTTTCTCTTTATTCGGAAAATATGGGAAAACAATCGCTTGCCTATATTCTGACAGGAACGGGTTTTATCCTTGCGATTGCATCTCTCGCGGGGTATTTTGACATTTTCCCGCTTCAAGATGGAGTGGTAGCGGGAAGACTCGCTGGTCCGCTTCAATATCCAAACACATGTGCAGTGCTCCTTGGTATGCTCCTTCTATTTCAACTCTCCCTATTAGTGGGAAATGTTCAGACGAAAGCAAACGCTTTGTATCATGGGTATCCAATCATAGCGCTATTCACTTCGCTTCTTTTCACAGAATCCAAAGGCGTGTTGTTACTTTTGCCGGTTGCTTGGTACGTAGGACTGCTGTTATTAAAGGTGGAACAGAGACCTTTATATTTATTTTATTCTGTTCTCTCTCTTATATTTAGTAGTGGCTTGTATTTCGTTACGAGCCCAATCATATTCTTTATTGGACTCCTTTCCTTTAGTGGTATTTATGTGTGGATTGTGCTGAAAAAGGAACAACTATCTAAAGGAAGAAAAGCGTTTGAGCGAATTTCTCCAAAAAAGAGCGTCGCATGCTTGCTTTATCTTTTTTTACCTCTTTTATTTATCCTTTTTCTTCTGGATATCGCATTCCAGGGATTGGTCTATTCTATGCTCCCGATTACTATCTCCTTGGATACATTTACGGAAAGATTAATTATCGCAAGAGATGCTTTAGTTGCAAGTAAAGATGCCTTTTGGCTAGGGTATGGGGGAAGTGGATGGAGTGTTATTTATACTAAATATCAGTCCCTGCCCTATCAAACAAACTCAATACACAACGGCTATATGGAATGGTTGATTAATACAGGAATAGTTGGCTTTCTTCTTTTTATTGGTGTGTTCGGTTTTTATTTTTATAAACTCTTTCAGTCGAGAAAAAAAGATAGTGAAGAGATGCGATTAGGTGTCATTGTGGCGCTATTGTTAGTATTTCTGCATAGCGTGATTGATTTTAACTTTTCGTTTGGTGTCATATGGTTTTACGTTTTACTTCTTTTTGCGATGGGACTTCCTCTAGAGACTAATGTGATTAATAAACGAAGCTTTTTACGAATAGCGTTGCTTTTTCAAGCTGTGGTCGTGCTTATAGGTCTAATGTATTCTTACCGGTTTATGAAATCGAACGAAGTATACCAACAAGTGTCCACCGTAAAAAATATAGCTATGCAAGAAGAGTATGTTCAGACTGCCATTGAAAACAATCCCTATGATATTGAGAAGTGGAACACACTCGGAAAATTACGAGTAAAACAATCCACTGAGATAAACCCCTCGATAGTAAATGTAATAGAAGAAATGAATAACCTAGAACCGTATTCGGCACAGGTTCATTTCTATTCGATTCAACTACTAGAAGCGATAGGGAGGCTAGAAGAAGCCAGTATTATTGCTAAGCAGGGGATTTCTTCAGATAGATATAGTACGGTGTTAAGGAACAAGGAGTTGCAATTGAAAACCGATCTGGCAGTGTATTTGCATCAGGCGGGGAAAGGGGAAGAAGCTAAACTTAAGGCTAATGAAGCTTTATCCTCATATATTCTATATGAACAAGAAGTAAAAAACGTTAAGGAAAAGTTGCCAAATACACATTTTAATAGCCGTCAGTTTGACATCACGAGGTCGGCCCAATTCTCTGCGGCTCTTTCTGCATACTTGATAAAAAAAGATGAGAAAGTATTGGATCTATTGGGTGAGATACGAAAGAACCAGCAAGATGTACAGAACAATTCAGAAGCTGCTTTGGCGTATGTAACTAATCAATCACTAGGAAATCATGAAGCAGCAAAATCTATTTGGGATGCGTATGAAATCAATGCGCAATTCGTCTCGTTAGTGGAAGAACTGAAACTAATTAGAAATTAA
- a CDS encoding cell wall-binding repeat-containing protein, whose translation MKKLTGFALSTVLALSFLPGVANGEESVGLQGYTTKNNPFSGPLFLEEEKNDTRASANQIQLGDFVNGEKTLDDQDVYSFTVEKEGYVSLQGMSVNPSVGLGDTVKFSLHDDSEQEEGSFLLEAEFYQDDEGNYLSYFEEYLEPGKYYISVGKGDEMYDEYVFTISLSVPYLRLSGMDRYETAVNISELGWESSTHAILATGENFPDALSATPLAQKHDAPLLLTNKNSLPSSVKGELDRLGVKDIIIVGGKSVITEAVENDLEKLGINVKRISGQDRYETAVKIAEEVGHDGEVVVATGKGFADALSIAPIAASKGMPILLTDKEKTPAVVSDYLKKSPVQKTYVIGGKAVIGETVKNTFTGNVRISGINRYDTNKQIIKYFQSDINMEDLFITTGQNFPDALAGSALAVQYNNPLILTSTTPAKETTDIISDHKDEIKIFIALGGEKALPIETIIELNEYWK comes from the coding sequence ATGAAGAAATTGACAGGTTTTGCATTAAGTACGGTTTTAGCCTTATCCTTTTTACCAGGGGTAGCAAATGGAGAGGAAAGTGTAGGTTTACAAGGGTATACAACGAAGAATAATCCATTTTCAGGGCCTTTGTTTTTGGAAGAGGAAAAAAATGATACTAGAGCATCGGCAAATCAAATTCAATTAGGAGATTTTGTTAACGGTGAAAAAACATTAGATGACCAGGATGTATATTCTTTTACTGTTGAAAAAGAAGGGTATGTTTCATTACAAGGAATGTCTGTAAATCCTTCAGTTGGACTGGGAGATACTGTTAAATTCAGTTTGCATGATGACAGTGAACAAGAAGAAGGCTCCTTCTTGCTAGAAGCTGAGTTTTATCAAGATGATGAAGGCAATTACTTGAGCTATTTTGAAGAGTACCTTGAACCTGGCAAGTATTATATTTCTGTTGGGAAGGGAGATGAAATGTATGATGAGTATGTATTTACAATCAGTTTATCTGTCCCATATTTACGTTTAAGTGGTATGGATCGTTACGAAACGGCAGTCAATATTTCTGAGCTGGGTTGGGAATCATCCACGCATGCAATTTTAGCTACAGGTGAGAATTTCCCAGATGCCTTAAGCGCTACGCCACTTGCCCAAAAGCATGATGCACCTTTATTGTTAACGAATAAAAATTCGCTTCCTTCCTCTGTAAAGGGTGAGTTGGATCGACTAGGTGTAAAAGATATCATTATTGTTGGTGGAAAAAGTGTGATTACAGAAGCTGTGGAAAATGATTTGGAGAAGTTAGGGATAAATGTCAAGCGTATTTCTGGACAAGATCGTTATGAAACGGCAGTAAAAATTGCTGAGGAAGTTGGTCACGATGGTGAAGTGGTTGTAGCAACAGGTAAAGGCTTTGCTGATGCCTTGTCGATAGCCCCGATTGCTGCCTCGAAAGGAATGCCGATTCTATTAACAGATAAGGAAAAAACCCCTGCTGTTGTATCAGATTATTTGAAAAAATCTCCTGTACAGAAGACGTATGTGATTGGTGGAAAGGCTGTTATTGGGGAGACGGTTAAAAATACCTTTACTGGAAATGTACGAATTAGTGGTATTAATCGCTATGATACAAATAAACAAATCATCAAATATTTTCAATCTGATATCAATATGGAAGACCTATTTATCACGACAGGACAGAATTTCCCTGACGCATTAGCGGGCTCTGCTTTGGCGGTTCAATATAATAATCCTCTTATCTTAACTAGCACTACACCAGCAAAAGAAACAACGGATATTATTAGTGACCATAAGGACGAAATCAAAATATTTATCGCGTTAGGTGGAGAAAAAGCATTACCAATCGAAACTATTATCGAACTGAATGAGTATTGGAAGTGA
- a CDS encoding transposase: MYLAILEDVREMCPFVLHSYCLMTNHIHLQIETTQHHIKDIMKELHSRYAIYLNRCLHTGGHLFQGIYGSELIESSHSFLKVSRYIHPNPLEEKMVKNLVHYPWSSYPSYIATLIIPLSTHLKRNPTFKSLLQKVIEVSLNIKRT, encoded by the coding sequence ATGTATTTAGCGATCCTCGAAGATGTCCGCGAAATGTGCCCTTTTGTATTGCATTCCTACTGTTTGATGACTAACCATATACACCTTCAAATTGAAACCACCCAGCATCACATCAAAGACATTATGAAAGAACTCCACTCACGATATGCCATTTACCTTAATCGATGTTTGCATACGGGCGGCCACCTTTTTCAAGGAATATATGGATCGGAGTTGATTGAATCGAGCCACTCTTTTCTCAAAGTCAGCAGATATATCCACCCTAATCCTCTGGAGGAGAAGATGGTGAAGAATCTGGTCCATTATCCCTGGAGTAGCTACCCTTCCTATATAGCCACATTGATAATCCCCTTATCCACCCATCTAAAACGCAACCCTACTTTCAAGAGCCTTTTGCAGAAAGTTATAGAAGTTTCATTGAATATAAAAAGAACATAA
- a CDS encoding magnesium chelatase domain-containing protein, protein MEVQAMEGKEYIVIVGLPDASVKESKERAAAALHSMKHSLTDQKIIINLSPAEQKKNGPLFDLPMALGVLLSMKEIHVKISEDDAFIGALSLDRGIQPVEGMLPAISASKKLGLRYRTRKLFNST, encoded by the coding sequence GTGGAAGTGCAAGCTATGGAAGGGAAGGAGTACATAGTGATTGTAGGTTTGCCCGATGCTTCCGTCAAAGAATCGAAGGAGAGAGCAGCGGCGGCGCTTCATTCCATGAAGCACTCCCTTACCGACCAAAAGATCATCATTAATCTATCTCCAGCTGAGCAAAAGAAAAACGGACCGTTGTTTGATCTGCCGATGGCTCTCGGGGTGCTCCTAAGTATGAAGGAAATCCATGTGAAGATCTCTGAAGACGATGCTTTTATCGGTGCTCTATCGCTGGATAGAGGCATTCAGCCTGTTGAAGGAATGCTGCCTGCTATATCGGCGTCCAAGAAACTTGGTCTCCGATATAGAACAAGGAAACTGTTTAATTCTACTTGA
- a CDS encoding DinB family protein: MNFNISEAMEILERTPQSLKYLLSGLSEEWLETNEGEGTWTVIEVIDHLIEAEKTNWIPRIEMILNEDSDSVFPPFDRFSHLKDHLESTLEQKFMKFKALRKRNLQVLKELIDQEINFEHRAIHPALGVVTLRELLSTWVVHDLTHTSQIVRVMAMRYSDDVGPWKEYLRILK; this comes from the coding sequence ATGAATTTTAATATTAGTGAAGCTATGGAAATTTTGGAACGTACACCTCAATCATTAAAGTATTTGTTAAGCGGATTATCGGAAGAATGGCTGGAAACAAATGAGGGTGAAGGCACATGGACAGTCATAGAAGTCATCGATCACTTAATAGAAGCTGAAAAAACGAACTGGATTCCAAGGATTGAAATGATTCTTAATGAGGATTCTGACAGTGTTTTCCCTCCATTTGATCGATTTAGTCACCTGAAGGATCATCTTGAAAGTACCTTGGAGCAGAAATTCATGAAATTTAAAGCTCTTCGAAAGCGGAATCTACAGGTTCTGAAAGAATTAATCGATCAAGAGATAAATTTTGAACACAGGGCCATCCATCCGGCTTTGGGTGTGGTGACATTAAGAGAATTGCTTTCTACGTGGGTGGTCCATGATTTAACACATACGTCACAAATTGTACGCGTTATGGCAATGAGGTACAGTGATGATGTGGGTCCGTGGAAAGAGTATCTTCGTATTTTAAAGTAA